One genomic window of Cydia pomonella isolate Wapato2018A chromosome 6, ilCydPomo1, whole genome shotgun sequence includes the following:
- the LOC133519049 gene encoding heat shock factor protein isoform X5 has protein sequence MRSVVEIGASVPAFLGKLWKLVNDTENNHLISWSPGGKTFVIKNQADFARELLPLYYKHNNMASFIRQLNMYGFHKITSVENGGLRYEKDEIEFSHPCFMRGHSYLLEHIKRKIANPKTIVTSGESGEKILLKPELMNKVLTDVKQMKGKQENLDAKFSAMKQENEALWREVAILRQKHIKQQQIVNNLIQFLMSLVQPARTNNANSNNVGVKRPYQLMINSAAHNSAADSSHPGRIKNIKLDKDTLLDDLNEENLEDGPTIHELAHDDILHSEIAQDSLDPANFVTIDVPSDANVNNDYSPNPSGSVQYEVTMEDGDDLDTDGVRVTYPIAKANNLLRPLDVQPVVTSPSPTMVNPTSPLDQPILDQVFIDPSTMTTTQKTKKVQRNIAKPTKKMTSGSSFNNLNPSADLKLPAEIFADEDSVENGIAADELLQSALQSAALDGGMSTSKDKMFGGINIKLEKAENSKTTKKSKKSSKDNNTNQVNLAGIKTELQDDLDWNNMTLATMNNNSDVNRFNSVNDIDDHLDSMQTDIESLRELLRSDSYALDTNTLMGLFGSDDPFYGLSYNPVDERARPSNSAKKVKGEISNVSGDEGRAQDAFPEDDAEGNQLMSYTGNIPYFEDMNLELASDNSQEAPAPPSPSSYTLNTPQVQLGSPAFPQKP, from the exons ATGCGGTCTGTTGTAGAAATAGGGGCAAGTGTCCCTGCCTTTTTAGGAAAATTATGGAAACTGGTTAACGATACAGAAAACAATCACTTAATTTCCTGGAGCCCC GGAGGaaaaacatttgtaataaagAACCAAGCTGACTTTGCTAGGGAATTACTTCCTTTGTATTACAAACACAACAATATGGCTAGTTTCATCAGACAATTGAATATGTATGGATTCCACAAAATCACATCTGTTGAAAATGGTGGACTTCGTTATGAAAAGGATGAAATTGAATTCTCACATCCCTGTTTCATGAGGGGTCATTCCTACTTACTAGAACACATAAAGAGAAAAATTGCCAATCCAAAGACAATAGTGACTAGTGGAGAGAGTGGTGAAAAAATACTACTAAAACCTGAATTAATGAATAAAGTATTGACTGATGTAAAACAAATGAAAGGGAAACAAGAGAACTTGGACGCTAAGTTTAGTGCAATGAAACAAGAGAATGAAGCTCTATGGAGGGAGGTGGCCATTCTTAGGCAGAAGCACATCAAACAGCAGCAGATAGTAAATAAT CTGATACAATTCCTGATGTCCCTAGTTCAACCAGCAAGAACAAACAATGCTAATAGTAATAATGTTGGTGTGAAGCGACCTTACCAGTTGATGATAAACAGTGCGGCACACAATTCTGCGGCAGACAGCTCCCACCCTGGACGGATAAAGAACATCAAGCTGGATAAAGACACATTACTAGATGATCTGAATGAAGAGAATTTG GAGGATGGCCCCACAATCCATGAGCTGGCGCATGATGACATTTTGCATTCAGAGATTGCTCAAGATTCACTAGACCCTGCAAACTTTGTGACAATAGATGTGCCCTCAGATGCCAATGTCAACAATGACTATAGTCCTAACCCCTCAGGCTCTGTTCAATATGAAGTTACTATGGAAGACGGAGATGATTTAGATACAG ATGGTGTCAGAGTCACATATCCAATAGCCAAAGCCAACAACCTATTACGGCCTCTGGATGTTCAACCAGTGGTGACATCACCGTCTCCCACTATGGTTAATCCAACATCACCATTGGATCAACCAATACTAGATCAAGTTTTCATTGATCCATCAACAATGACAACtacacaaaaaacaaaaaaggtcCAAAGGAATATTGCTAAACCGACTAAGAAAATGACTTCTGGCAGCAGTTTTAACAACTTAAATCCTTCTGCGGATTTAAAATTACCAGCTGAAATTTTTGCTGATGAAGATTCAGTTGAAAATGGCATAGCAGCTGATGAACTCCTGCAGAGTGCACTACAAAGTGCTGCATTAGATGGTGGCATGTCTACTTCCAAAGACAAAATGTTTGGTGGAATCAACATCAAACTTGAAAAAGCAGAAAATTCCAAAACAACAAAGAAATCAAAGAAATCAAGTAAGGACAACAATACAAACCAGGTGAACCTAGCTGGCATTAAGACTGAGCTGCAAGACGACTTGGACTGGAATAACATGACTCTTGCTACCATGAACAACAACAGTGACGTTAATAGGTTTAACTCCGT gaATGATATTGACGATCATTTGGACTCCATGCAAACTGACATTGAATCACTAAGAGAGTTATTGCGGAGTGACAGTTATGCGTTGGACACAAACACTCTAATGGGG CTCTTTGGCTCCGATGATCCATTCTACGGATTGTCTTATAACCCCGTGGACGAGCGAGCGAGACCATCAAACAGTG CAAAGAAGGTGAAAGGTGAGATATCGAATGTGAGCGGGGACGAGGGTCGTGCCCAGGACGCGTTTCCCGAGGACGATG
- the LOC133519049 gene encoding heat shock factor protein isoform X3: MRSVVEIGASVPAFLGKLWKLVNDTENNHLISWSPGGKTFVIKNQADFARELLPLYYKHNNMASFIRQLNMYGFHKITSVENGGLRYEKDEIEFSHPCFMRGHSYLLEHIKRKIANPKTIVTSGESGEKILLKPELMNKVLTDVKQMKGKQENLDAKFSAMKQENEALWREVAILRQKHIKQQQIVNNLIQFLMSLVQPARTNNANSNNVGVKRPYQLMINSAAHNSAADSSHPGRIKNIKLDKDTLLDDLNEENLEDGPTIHELAHDDILHSEIAQDSLDPANFVTIDVPSDANVNNDYSPNPSGSVQYEVTMEDGDDLDTDGVRVTYPIAKANNLLRPLDVQPVVTSPSPTMVNPTSPLDQPILDQVFIDPSTMTTTQKTKKVQRNIAKPTKKMTSGSSFNNLNPSADLKLPAEIFADEDSVENGIAADELLQSALQSAALDGGMSTSKDKMFGGINIKLEKAENSKTTKKSKKSSKDNNTNQVNLAGIKTELQDDLDWNNMTLATMNNNSDVNRFNSVNRRDNISKNLEEYTSVFGTNSNKNDIDDHLDSMQTDIESLRELLRSDSYALDTNTLMGLFGSDDPFYGLSYNPVDERARPSNSAKKVKGEISNVSGDEGRAQDAFPEDDAEGNQLMSYTGNIPYFEDMNLELASDNSQEAPAPPSPSSYTLNTPQVQLGSPAFPQKP, from the exons ATGCGGTCTGTTGTAGAAATAGGGGCAAGTGTCCCTGCCTTTTTAGGAAAATTATGGAAACTGGTTAACGATACAGAAAACAATCACTTAATTTCCTGGAGCCCC GGAGGaaaaacatttgtaataaagAACCAAGCTGACTTTGCTAGGGAATTACTTCCTTTGTATTACAAACACAACAATATGGCTAGTTTCATCAGACAATTGAATATGTATGGATTCCACAAAATCACATCTGTTGAAAATGGTGGACTTCGTTATGAAAAGGATGAAATTGAATTCTCACATCCCTGTTTCATGAGGGGTCATTCCTACTTACTAGAACACATAAAGAGAAAAATTGCCAATCCAAAGACAATAGTGACTAGTGGAGAGAGTGGTGAAAAAATACTACTAAAACCTGAATTAATGAATAAAGTATTGACTGATGTAAAACAAATGAAAGGGAAACAAGAGAACTTGGACGCTAAGTTTAGTGCAATGAAACAAGAGAATGAAGCTCTATGGAGGGAGGTGGCCATTCTTAGGCAGAAGCACATCAAACAGCAGCAGATAGTAAATAAT CTGATACAATTCCTGATGTCCCTAGTTCAACCAGCAAGAACAAACAATGCTAATAGTAATAATGTTGGTGTGAAGCGACCTTACCAGTTGATGATAAACAGTGCGGCACACAATTCTGCGGCAGACAGCTCCCACCCTGGACGGATAAAGAACATCAAGCTGGATAAAGACACATTACTAGATGATCTGAATGAAGAGAATTTG GAGGATGGCCCCACAATCCATGAGCTGGCGCATGATGACATTTTGCATTCAGAGATTGCTCAAGATTCACTAGACCCTGCAAACTTTGTGACAATAGATGTGCCCTCAGATGCCAATGTCAACAATGACTATAGTCCTAACCCCTCAGGCTCTGTTCAATATGAAGTTACTATGGAAGACGGAGATGATTTAGATACAG ATGGTGTCAGAGTCACATATCCAATAGCCAAAGCCAACAACCTATTACGGCCTCTGGATGTTCAACCAGTGGTGACATCACCGTCTCCCACTATGGTTAATCCAACATCACCATTGGATCAACCAATACTAGATCAAGTTTTCATTGATCCATCAACAATGACAACtacacaaaaaacaaaaaaggtcCAAAGGAATATTGCTAAACCGACTAAGAAAATGACTTCTGGCAGCAGTTTTAACAACTTAAATCCTTCTGCGGATTTAAAATTACCAGCTGAAATTTTTGCTGATGAAGATTCAGTTGAAAATGGCATAGCAGCTGATGAACTCCTGCAGAGTGCACTACAAAGTGCTGCATTAGATGGTGGCATGTCTACTTCCAAAGACAAAATGTTTGGTGGAATCAACATCAAACTTGAAAAAGCAGAAAATTCCAAAACAACAAAGAAATCAAAGAAATCAAGTAAGGACAACAATACAAACCAGGTGAACCTAGCTGGCATTAAGACTGAGCTGCAAGACGACTTGGACTGGAATAACATGACTCTTGCTACCATGAACAACAACAGTGACGTTAATAGGTTTAACTCCGT GAATAGAAGAGATAACATCAGCAAAAATCTTGAGGAATATACTTCTGTCTTTGGAACAAATTCAAACAA gaATGATATTGACGATCATTTGGACTCCATGCAAACTGACATTGAATCACTAAGAGAGTTATTGCGGAGTGACAGTTATGCGTTGGACACAAACACTCTAATGGGG CTCTTTGGCTCCGATGATCCATTCTACGGATTGTCTTATAACCCCGTGGACGAGCGAGCGAGACCATCAAACAGTG CAAAGAAGGTGAAAGGTGAGATATCGAATGTGAGCGGGGACGAGGGTCGTGCCCAGGACGCGTTTCCCGAGGACGATG
- the LOC133519049 gene encoding heat shock factor protein isoform X2 — MRSVVEIGASVPAFLGKLWKLVNDTENNHLISWSPGGKTFVIKNQADFARELLPLYYKHNNMASFIRQLNMYGFHKITSVENGGLRYEKDEIEFSHPCFMRGHSYLLEHIKRKIANPKTIVTSGESGEKILLKPELMNKVLTDVKQMKGKQENLDAKFSAMKQENEALWREVAILRQKHIKQQQIVNNLIQFLMSLVQPARTNNANSNNVGVKRPYQLMINSAAHNSAADSSHPGRIKNIKLDKDTLLDDLNEENLEDGPTIHELAHDDILHSEIAQDSLDPANFVTIDVPSDANVNNDYSPNPSGSVQYEVTMEDGDDLDTDGVRVTYPIAKANNLLRPLDVQPVVTSPSPTMVNPTSPLDQPILDQVFIDPSTMTTTQKTKKVQRNIAKPTKKMTSGSSFNNLNPSADLKLPAEIFADEDSVENGIAADELLQSALQSAALDGGMSTSKDKMFGGINIKLEKAENSKTTKKSKKSSKDNNTNQVNLAGIKTELQDDLDWNNMTLATMNNNSDVNRFNSVNDIDDHLDSMQTDIESLRELLRSDSYALDTNTLMGITDARLGSTMSFAIPSGQLPSHDYLFGSDDPFYGLSYNPVDERARPSNSAKKVKGEISNVSGDEGRAQDAFPEDDAEGNQLMSYTGNIPYFEDMNLELASDNSQEAPAPPSPSSYTLNTPQVQLGSPAFPQKP; from the exons ATGCGGTCTGTTGTAGAAATAGGGGCAAGTGTCCCTGCCTTTTTAGGAAAATTATGGAAACTGGTTAACGATACAGAAAACAATCACTTAATTTCCTGGAGCCCC GGAGGaaaaacatttgtaataaagAACCAAGCTGACTTTGCTAGGGAATTACTTCCTTTGTATTACAAACACAACAATATGGCTAGTTTCATCAGACAATTGAATATGTATGGATTCCACAAAATCACATCTGTTGAAAATGGTGGACTTCGTTATGAAAAGGATGAAATTGAATTCTCACATCCCTGTTTCATGAGGGGTCATTCCTACTTACTAGAACACATAAAGAGAAAAATTGCCAATCCAAAGACAATAGTGACTAGTGGAGAGAGTGGTGAAAAAATACTACTAAAACCTGAATTAATGAATAAAGTATTGACTGATGTAAAACAAATGAAAGGGAAACAAGAGAACTTGGACGCTAAGTTTAGTGCAATGAAACAAGAGAATGAAGCTCTATGGAGGGAGGTGGCCATTCTTAGGCAGAAGCACATCAAACAGCAGCAGATAGTAAATAAT CTGATACAATTCCTGATGTCCCTAGTTCAACCAGCAAGAACAAACAATGCTAATAGTAATAATGTTGGTGTGAAGCGACCTTACCAGTTGATGATAAACAGTGCGGCACACAATTCTGCGGCAGACAGCTCCCACCCTGGACGGATAAAGAACATCAAGCTGGATAAAGACACATTACTAGATGATCTGAATGAAGAGAATTTG GAGGATGGCCCCACAATCCATGAGCTGGCGCATGATGACATTTTGCATTCAGAGATTGCTCAAGATTCACTAGACCCTGCAAACTTTGTGACAATAGATGTGCCCTCAGATGCCAATGTCAACAATGACTATAGTCCTAACCCCTCAGGCTCTGTTCAATATGAAGTTACTATGGAAGACGGAGATGATTTAGATACAG ATGGTGTCAGAGTCACATATCCAATAGCCAAAGCCAACAACCTATTACGGCCTCTGGATGTTCAACCAGTGGTGACATCACCGTCTCCCACTATGGTTAATCCAACATCACCATTGGATCAACCAATACTAGATCAAGTTTTCATTGATCCATCAACAATGACAACtacacaaaaaacaaaaaaggtcCAAAGGAATATTGCTAAACCGACTAAGAAAATGACTTCTGGCAGCAGTTTTAACAACTTAAATCCTTCTGCGGATTTAAAATTACCAGCTGAAATTTTTGCTGATGAAGATTCAGTTGAAAATGGCATAGCAGCTGATGAACTCCTGCAGAGTGCACTACAAAGTGCTGCATTAGATGGTGGCATGTCTACTTCCAAAGACAAAATGTTTGGTGGAATCAACATCAAACTTGAAAAAGCAGAAAATTCCAAAACAACAAAGAAATCAAAGAAATCAAGTAAGGACAACAATACAAACCAGGTGAACCTAGCTGGCATTAAGACTGAGCTGCAAGACGACTTGGACTGGAATAACATGACTCTTGCTACCATGAACAACAACAGTGACGTTAATAGGTTTAACTCCGT gaATGATATTGACGATCATTTGGACTCCATGCAAACTGACATTGAATCACTAAGAGAGTTATTGCGGAGTGACAGTTATGCGTTGGACACAAACACTCTAATGGGG ATTACTGATGCAAGGCTAGGATCTACGATGTCTTTCGCCATTCCCTCCGGTCAGCTGCCGTCACACGAttac CTCTTTGGCTCCGATGATCCATTCTACGGATTGTCTTATAACCCCGTGGACGAGCGAGCGAGACCATCAAACAGTG CAAAGAAGGTGAAAGGTGAGATATCGAATGTGAGCGGGGACGAGGGTCGTGCCCAGGACGCGTTTCCCGAGGACGATG
- the LOC133519049 gene encoding heat shock factor protein isoform X1 yields the protein MRSVVEIGASVPAFLGKLWKLVNDTENNHLISWSPGGKTFVIKNQADFARELLPLYYKHNNMASFIRQLNMYGFHKITSVENGGLRYEKDEIEFSHPCFMRGHSYLLEHIKRKIANPKTIVTSGESGEKILLKPELMNKVLTDVKQMKGKQENLDAKFSAMKQENEALWREVAILRQKHIKQQQIVNNLIQFLMSLVQPARTNNANSNNVGVKRPYQLMINSAAHNSAADSSHPGRIKNIKLDKDTLLDDLNEENLEDGPTIHELAHDDILHSEIAQDSLDPANFVTIDVPSDANVNNDYSPNPSGSVQYEVTMEDGDDLDTDGVRVTYPIAKANNLLRPLDVQPVVTSPSPTMVNPTSPLDQPILDQVFIDPSTMTTTQKTKKVQRNIAKPTKKMTSGSSFNNLNPSADLKLPAEIFADEDSVENGIAADELLQSALQSAALDGGMSTSKDKMFGGINIKLEKAENSKTTKKSKKSSKDNNTNQVNLAGIKTELQDDLDWNNMTLATMNNNSDVNRFNSVNRRDNISKNLEEYTSVFGTNSNKNDIDDHLDSMQTDIESLRELLRSDSYALDTNTLMGITDARLGSTMSFAIPSGQLPSHDYLFGSDDPFYGLSYNPVDERARPSNSAKKVKGEISNVSGDEGRAQDAFPEDDAEGNQLMSYTGNIPYFEDMNLELASDNSQEAPAPPSPSSYTLNTPQVQLGSPAFPQKP from the exons ATGCGGTCTGTTGTAGAAATAGGGGCAAGTGTCCCTGCCTTTTTAGGAAAATTATGGAAACTGGTTAACGATACAGAAAACAATCACTTAATTTCCTGGAGCCCC GGAGGaaaaacatttgtaataaagAACCAAGCTGACTTTGCTAGGGAATTACTTCCTTTGTATTACAAACACAACAATATGGCTAGTTTCATCAGACAATTGAATATGTATGGATTCCACAAAATCACATCTGTTGAAAATGGTGGACTTCGTTATGAAAAGGATGAAATTGAATTCTCACATCCCTGTTTCATGAGGGGTCATTCCTACTTACTAGAACACATAAAGAGAAAAATTGCCAATCCAAAGACAATAGTGACTAGTGGAGAGAGTGGTGAAAAAATACTACTAAAACCTGAATTAATGAATAAAGTATTGACTGATGTAAAACAAATGAAAGGGAAACAAGAGAACTTGGACGCTAAGTTTAGTGCAATGAAACAAGAGAATGAAGCTCTATGGAGGGAGGTGGCCATTCTTAGGCAGAAGCACATCAAACAGCAGCAGATAGTAAATAAT CTGATACAATTCCTGATGTCCCTAGTTCAACCAGCAAGAACAAACAATGCTAATAGTAATAATGTTGGTGTGAAGCGACCTTACCAGTTGATGATAAACAGTGCGGCACACAATTCTGCGGCAGACAGCTCCCACCCTGGACGGATAAAGAACATCAAGCTGGATAAAGACACATTACTAGATGATCTGAATGAAGAGAATTTG GAGGATGGCCCCACAATCCATGAGCTGGCGCATGATGACATTTTGCATTCAGAGATTGCTCAAGATTCACTAGACCCTGCAAACTTTGTGACAATAGATGTGCCCTCAGATGCCAATGTCAACAATGACTATAGTCCTAACCCCTCAGGCTCTGTTCAATATGAAGTTACTATGGAAGACGGAGATGATTTAGATACAG ATGGTGTCAGAGTCACATATCCAATAGCCAAAGCCAACAACCTATTACGGCCTCTGGATGTTCAACCAGTGGTGACATCACCGTCTCCCACTATGGTTAATCCAACATCACCATTGGATCAACCAATACTAGATCAAGTTTTCATTGATCCATCAACAATGACAACtacacaaaaaacaaaaaaggtcCAAAGGAATATTGCTAAACCGACTAAGAAAATGACTTCTGGCAGCAGTTTTAACAACTTAAATCCTTCTGCGGATTTAAAATTACCAGCTGAAATTTTTGCTGATGAAGATTCAGTTGAAAATGGCATAGCAGCTGATGAACTCCTGCAGAGTGCACTACAAAGTGCTGCATTAGATGGTGGCATGTCTACTTCCAAAGACAAAATGTTTGGTGGAATCAACATCAAACTTGAAAAAGCAGAAAATTCCAAAACAACAAAGAAATCAAAGAAATCAAGTAAGGACAACAATACAAACCAGGTGAACCTAGCTGGCATTAAGACTGAGCTGCAAGACGACTTGGACTGGAATAACATGACTCTTGCTACCATGAACAACAACAGTGACGTTAATAGGTTTAACTCCGT GAATAGAAGAGATAACATCAGCAAAAATCTTGAGGAATATACTTCTGTCTTTGGAACAAATTCAAACAA gaATGATATTGACGATCATTTGGACTCCATGCAAACTGACATTGAATCACTAAGAGAGTTATTGCGGAGTGACAGTTATGCGTTGGACACAAACACTCTAATGGGG ATTACTGATGCAAGGCTAGGATCTACGATGTCTTTCGCCATTCCCTCCGGTCAGCTGCCGTCACACGAttac CTCTTTGGCTCCGATGATCCATTCTACGGATTGTCTTATAACCCCGTGGACGAGCGAGCGAGACCATCAAACAGTG CAAAGAAGGTGAAAGGTGAGATATCGAATGTGAGCGGGGACGAGGGTCGTGCCCAGGACGCGTTTCCCGAGGACGATG
- the LOC133519049 gene encoding heat shock factor protein isoform X9, with translation MRSVVEIGASVPAFLGKLWKLVNDTENNHLISWSPGGKTFVIKNQADFARELLPLYYKHNNMASFIRQLNMYGFHKITSVENGGLRYEKDEIEFSHPCFMRGHSYLLEHIKRKIANPKTIVTSGESGEKILLKPELMNKVLTDVKQMKGKQENLDAKFSAMKQENEALWREVAILRQKHIKQQQIVNNLIQFLMSLVQPARTNNANSNNVGVKRPYQLMINSAAHNSAADSSHPGRIKNIKLDKDTLLDDLNEENLEDGPTIHELAHDDILHSEIAQDSLDPANFVTIDVPSDANVNNDYSPNPSGSVQYEVTMEDGDDLDTDGVRVTYPIAKANNLLRPLDVQPVVTSPSPTMVNPTSPLDQPILDQVFIDPSTMTTTQKTKKVQRNIAKPTKKMTSGSSFNNLNPSADLKLPAEIFADEDSVENGIAADELLQSALQSAALDGGMSTSKDKMFGGINIKLEKAENSKTTKKSKKSSKDNNTNQVNLAGIKTELQDDLDWNNMTLATMNNNSDVNRFNSVNRRDNISKNLEEYTSVFGTNSNKNDIDDHLDSMQTDIESLRELLRSDSYALDTNTLMGLFGSDDPFYGLSYNPVDERARPSNSDTTKQYPMLDFDWLIRNSDASPAK, from the exons ATGCGGTCTGTTGTAGAAATAGGGGCAAGTGTCCCTGCCTTTTTAGGAAAATTATGGAAACTGGTTAACGATACAGAAAACAATCACTTAATTTCCTGGAGCCCC GGAGGaaaaacatttgtaataaagAACCAAGCTGACTTTGCTAGGGAATTACTTCCTTTGTATTACAAACACAACAATATGGCTAGTTTCATCAGACAATTGAATATGTATGGATTCCACAAAATCACATCTGTTGAAAATGGTGGACTTCGTTATGAAAAGGATGAAATTGAATTCTCACATCCCTGTTTCATGAGGGGTCATTCCTACTTACTAGAACACATAAAGAGAAAAATTGCCAATCCAAAGACAATAGTGACTAGTGGAGAGAGTGGTGAAAAAATACTACTAAAACCTGAATTAATGAATAAAGTATTGACTGATGTAAAACAAATGAAAGGGAAACAAGAGAACTTGGACGCTAAGTTTAGTGCAATGAAACAAGAGAATGAAGCTCTATGGAGGGAGGTGGCCATTCTTAGGCAGAAGCACATCAAACAGCAGCAGATAGTAAATAAT CTGATACAATTCCTGATGTCCCTAGTTCAACCAGCAAGAACAAACAATGCTAATAGTAATAATGTTGGTGTGAAGCGACCTTACCAGTTGATGATAAACAGTGCGGCACACAATTCTGCGGCAGACAGCTCCCACCCTGGACGGATAAAGAACATCAAGCTGGATAAAGACACATTACTAGATGATCTGAATGAAGAGAATTTG GAGGATGGCCCCACAATCCATGAGCTGGCGCATGATGACATTTTGCATTCAGAGATTGCTCAAGATTCACTAGACCCTGCAAACTTTGTGACAATAGATGTGCCCTCAGATGCCAATGTCAACAATGACTATAGTCCTAACCCCTCAGGCTCTGTTCAATATGAAGTTACTATGGAAGACGGAGATGATTTAGATACAG ATGGTGTCAGAGTCACATATCCAATAGCCAAAGCCAACAACCTATTACGGCCTCTGGATGTTCAACCAGTGGTGACATCACCGTCTCCCACTATGGTTAATCCAACATCACCATTGGATCAACCAATACTAGATCAAGTTTTCATTGATCCATCAACAATGACAACtacacaaaaaacaaaaaaggtcCAAAGGAATATTGCTAAACCGACTAAGAAAATGACTTCTGGCAGCAGTTTTAACAACTTAAATCCTTCTGCGGATTTAAAATTACCAGCTGAAATTTTTGCTGATGAAGATTCAGTTGAAAATGGCATAGCAGCTGATGAACTCCTGCAGAGTGCACTACAAAGTGCTGCATTAGATGGTGGCATGTCTACTTCCAAAGACAAAATGTTTGGTGGAATCAACATCAAACTTGAAAAAGCAGAAAATTCCAAAACAACAAAGAAATCAAAGAAATCAAGTAAGGACAACAATACAAACCAGGTGAACCTAGCTGGCATTAAGACTGAGCTGCAAGACGACTTGGACTGGAATAACATGACTCTTGCTACCATGAACAACAACAGTGACGTTAATAGGTTTAACTCCGT GAATAGAAGAGATAACATCAGCAAAAATCTTGAGGAATATACTTCTGTCTTTGGAACAAATTCAAACAA gaATGATATTGACGATCATTTGGACTCCATGCAAACTGACATTGAATCACTAAGAGAGTTATTGCGGAGTGACAGTTATGCGTTGGACACAAACACTCTAATGGGG CTCTTTGGCTCCGATGATCCATTCTACGGATTGTCTTATAACCCCGTGGACGAGCGAGCGAGACCATCAAACAGTG ATACAACAAAACAGTATCCGATGCTTGATTTTGATTGGCTGATCCGTAACAGCGATGCCTCGCCCGCAAAGTAA